The Fusarium keratoplasticum isolate Fu6.1 chromosome 4, whole genome shotgun sequence genome contains the following window.
AGAACGAAAAGTCCCATTCCAGGGCGCTCTGCCTTTTCCTGGACTCTATTGCGCAAGGAATCCAGAGCGAATCTTACGCGGATGCTGTGGGGAGCAAACTCTTCGACCTTGTGAgcaaggtgaagaagacgtCTTCGACTTTGACCGCGTTGAAATGGGGAGTTGTTTCCAAGACACTATCGTGGGTTGCTGCCGAATCAAGAACTGAGATTTGGGATGCCGTGCAAGGACATCTGAGCAAGATCTTGTCCGAAGCACCCATAGAGTCCAGGGAGACCTACGAAGCTTTCAAGTGCTGTTGTCAGGCTTGGATCTCGATGAGTCCAGATGACAAGCAACTTGACGGACCCGCAAAACTGGTGGAATCCTTTACAACTCGCCTGTCCGCGGACCTGCTCTCGTCGAGCGCCTTGAAAGGAAAGGACTTTTCTTTGTACCTGCAACTCGATGCTGTACCGGGCTATCTCGAAGAGGCAGCACCTCAACACTATCTGGCTTGGTTTCTACGAGGCTCCAGCCGTCTCAGTCGATTTGTCTACGGAACAAAGGCGGCTCTCCCAGAGGCGCTGCAAAATGCGCTGTCGCTCCCCAGCAGTGAGATTGACCAGCTCCGAGAGATCTGGACCTGCTTGCTCGAGAATGAGAATAACGTCAACGATGTTAAGGTTGCTGGCGACCTTGTCGACCGTCTGATTAAGGCTCTGGAAGAGGACGGCAAAGAGAAGCGTTGGCCTGCTGAGGCAAGCCAAACTTGGATCCGAAGCTTGACCAATGTTCACACAGATGCCTTTACTCGAGTCCAGCGAGAGCGGATCATGATTCTTCTCAACACCCACagagccaaggccaccaagcAAGTATCGCTAGATGGCTGGAGATATATCCTTGGGCTATCTACGAAGCTCATGAGTCGACCGACATTCTACGAGGGCATGCAGTTTTCTGACCTTGTCGACGTCGCGGATGCCATGTCGGACCTTTCTTCTTCGACACCGACTCAAGATGGTACTTTGACAAATCTTATTAATGCGTACTTTGAGATGGCCTCAGTTACTATCCAGCAGATGGCGGAACACATCGACGACCGAAGCATCAAGTACTTTGAGGAAAGCCGCAGTTTCATCTCAGACTGCGACGACGCTGGAGACCTGTCACCCTTCCGTCTCACTCTGTTGAAAGCGTTGATCACTGAAGTTTCTCAATCGCCAAGCTGCACTGCCCATGCTGAGCTGAGATCATTGCCAGACAGCGCAAAGAACGTGCTAGGAAACTGTGTCATGGCTGCAACTGGCTATTTCTTgaccgagaagaaggcctttgAGGGACACAATGTTATTGCCGATCTCCGACTCTTCGCTGCTGTCGATGCTGCCGAAGCATTGGAGAGTCTCTCTGGGGTTTCCAAGTTGAAACAGTCTGACATTCGAAAAGCCGAGAGGCGAAGCCACGCTGCCATGGCCTCAGGGGATCTTCGAGGGTGGAAGATGCAGACATTCCTGAGGACATACTTTTCATCGCTCATGGAGGAGTCTCGGCCAACAACATTTTATAGCATCAACGATGTGCCGCCGAAGCTCCGGGAGCCCTTCTTCCAGAGCAATGTTGCCTCTGTGACGAAGGAGATGGATACGCCCGCCAAGATTGAGTACCTCAGGGATCTCATCCAGGTGTTTGTGCAGGGTTCCAACACAGATGGACAGGCATCAGCTATCCAGACGGTTGTGCACCAACTTCTAGGTAAGATGATCAACTTTAACAACATGACTGCTGGCTAACGGTATTAGTGTGCCCTGACCTTCAGACCAAGGGAGCGGGCTTCGATTTGGCTACTGCTCACAGCGAGTTGACTTCGACACTCCtgactctggagagccaATCTGTGTGCGTCCGGGTCTGTCGCGTCCTTCAAACActcctggagaagaagccgcaGTCCATGACTCAATGGAACATTGAGCTTGTCCTCAACACTGTCTGCGAGCTTAGCTCGTCTGAGCATGCCGGCGACGAGCGAGTGCCCTTCGGGTGGCTATGCAAGCTGGTCGAGGTGATCATTAAGAAGCACCGACTTCGTCTTGAAGGCCATCACCATATCCTCCTGTCCGTGATGCAGGCTCTCATCCGCaacctcatcgccaaccagGGCGCCACAGACCCCCTGGGCCAGGCCATGCACGAGACGAAAGCCCATCTCTACGCCCGTCTTGTCACGCTCATCTGTGAGCCTACGGCTGGCGCCGTCTCTCGCTCACAGCACCAGAATGCGCTCGACTCGGCCACAGACGCGGCGAAGCGTTCAGCTGGACGGCATATGTATCTGGTGCTGATGCAGTATGTCAAGTTGCAGCTGGAGGCCGACGTGCCGCGATCGGTGAGGGAGGCTTTGGAACCGGCCATGAACTCGATTTTCGACATTACACCCCCTGAAGTGAGGAAGATTCTCAACgatgccatggatggcaGTGGACGTGCGATTCTGAGAGAGATGTTTAAGAGATATACCAAGTTTGGCAAGTGGAGCGGCGTGTAAGCGGTTTAGAGGTGTTGATATATACCATCGCACGAATAGACATTGGGCAAGGTCAATGGAGTTATTAAATATTATGGGTATCTCTGAATCCTACTTCGTTGATAGACACCAGACATGATCACAAATCTTGGGGTCTCTTCCTCTTGTACGTGCTAGGATGACCATGAACCTTGCCGTACTTTCGAATCTTGCTATCAATGTCAATCCGGGCAAATATCCAGACAAACAGTGCCAGCAGAGAGCCAAAGAAATCAACGATGGCGTTGTTCTTGGATGCGCCACCAAAAGCACCCCATTTCATGAGGGTGCCCAGGAAAGCCACAGTGATAAAGTACTCTCCGTTCTCGAGTCCTTGGATAGCCTTCTCGGCAACCTCGTCTGGTGTCTGTTGGGGGTCGTCCTTCTCAATGATCTTTGTAATCTCGGGCTTGACCTCGTTCTCGCGCTTGTTGGCCTCGGTGAGGATTGTGCCAGGGTAAACGACGTGGACCTCGACGTTCTGGGGGTACATCTTGACCTCCTGGGAGATGGTCTCGGCTAGACCTCGCAGAGCATACTTGGCGGGTGTGTACGGGCCGTATCCGGGGGGCGAGTAGAAGGCGACGACGCTCGAGGTCATGATGAGGTGCTTGGGCTCCTTCTCGACGGGGGCGTTAGGGGCGAGCCACTCGCGGAGGATGGCGTGGGACATTTCGGCGGTGCCGTAGAAGTTGACGTCCATGTGCCGTCGCAGcgactccatctccatgTCGATGTACAGCTCGGGGTAGGCCATGCCGGCAAGGGTCCAGACGATGTCGGGGCTCTTGCCATTGTTCCAGCTGATGGCCTCCGCGAGGAGAGGGCCGGCGTATGAAGGGACGGAGACGTCGGCCGAGACATAATGGAAGCGTTGGGTTTCAGGGTTCTTTGCCGCGGCCTGCAAGGGAAGTCGAGTCAGTTATGTGGAAGGACAGACGAGCTCTGTGGGGGATTGACCTTGACAATTGCGAGGGCAGCTTCGAGCTTGCCGACACTTCGGGCGACAAGGATGATGTTTGCGCCCTTGGCagacagcttcttggccacgcTGAGACCCATTCCCTCGGATGCGCCGGTGAGAAGGACCGTCTAGACGAGGAATTGTCAGTTGAGGGGATCATGAGAGGCTCCCATGAGGAGTCGTAGGACACATACCTTGCCCTCAACGGGCATCTTGTTTCCGCCAAAAAGACCCATGATGAAGGTACCAAAGAGGATAGTCGCGACAGAAGCACCAAGGACGGAGAGGATTGTCGTCGAGGAAAAGTCCATGACGGGAGAGCTCGAAGCAAAGGTGAGTGGACGAGGGGCACGAGTAGCTATAATTGATTCCAAAGTCCGTAGGATTCTCACCGACCTCCACCGGAAGAAACGGCAACTAGGGGCCGCACGATAATCTTAAATCAGCTACGGATAGTCCCCCAGACGTGTAGGGCTGACGGCAGCAGGTGAAATTAGATGTAGCGGGATGGTGCGCTGGTTGGTATGCGATGCAAGGATTCTTCAATGTGTGAGTTGGCATTTTTGCTTCTCACCCGCGGACGCCGTCTCCAATTGAACTTAATTACACGAGGTGACCCAGTTCAGGTACCGGCTGGGCACACGACCAAGCTTCTGACACTGTCTTTAGGCGAGCTGAAGCCGGTTCAGGGATGCTTTCCAGGGGATCCAAGTGGCACCTCGGTCCCTAGGACAGTGTATATATATCCGCACTGTATACACGCACTGATCAAGCTCCAAGCTGCAGCCCCTTGTGGCTGACCTTTTGATGAGGCTCATCGCGATACAACCACCAGCTTACACGACGCTTTCGCCGCAGTCACATCCTTTGCAATGCCACACCCCTAAACATTATCTAACACAAGGCATGAGCTGCTGAGGCAGTCTCTCCAGCTTAGCAACATGtccgacgaggatgaatcCCCCAAGCTCACGGTCCCAAAGTTTGCATCATTCAAGCCGAAACCAGAGACCTCGGAGCTGAAAGTACCCAAATTTTCGTCTTTCAAGTCCAAAGAGAAGGAATCGAGTGCAAGCACAGGTTCAAGATCGCGAGAAAGGGAGCGTGATCGAGActcaagaaggaaaagacaCCATCACTCTGACAGTCATCGCGATCATCACCACTCAAAAAGGCACCGCTCAGAGCACAGAGAAAGGGAGAAATCTCGACGCTCCAGCCGTTCGGGGACTCCAGAGCATAAGCGGCGCGTCGATCCTCCTCGCGACAACAAGGAGGCTTCACGATTGTATGTTATCGACACAAAGGGCGATCCCTTGATTATTCGCTATGGCCATCTTGATCGAGCTCAGGTTCCTGCCTACTACCGTGACGGATATGGCAAGGTTCTTGGTACCACTGGTCGACTTGTGATACACCGCGATGGGCCCAGGGATCAGTTCAGTCTCCGCATGCCGGGTGAAGGCTCCTATGCTTTTAAGGATAAGGATGGGCTTCGCTCAAAGGCATGGCGAGTGAGAACAAAACCACTTCGAATCCGAAAGCAAGAGAATGATTCTCTGGAAGATGCTGACGACGACTTTTTGCCATTGAGTACATCCAAAAAGCGCAAGCGTGGCCAGCAGGACACGGAATCAtccgatgaggaggaaaagcCATCATATCGCTCGATAGAGGGCAAAGCGAAGCCTCGCCAATTTGTCGACAGCGATCTGGAGACTGACTCGGACTCGGATGCCGAGCAGGTCGACTTGGACCAAAACAACCCCCTGAAATGGAAGTCGATCCAGCTATCTAGACGCGTCAAGGATCAGCCAGATGATATTGATGCCTGGCTCGAGCTGGCGAATCACCAGGACGCCCTTCTGAGAGCCGGCGAAGATATTGACTACAGAGCACTTGAAGCTGAGGTGCACTCTTTTGCAGAGATCAAACTGCACATGCTTGAGTCGGCATTGGCAAACGTTTCAACTCCTCAAGATCGAACTCGGGTGCTGGTTCCTCTAATGCGCGAGGGAGTCAGGGTGTGGAATAGCAAGACAGCTGCCAAGAAGTGGGCGGACCTGGAAAAGGACGAGGAAAGTAGTTTTACGCTGTGGAAAACACACCTCGACTTTGCCCTGTCCAACATTTCCACATTTCACTATGACTCGATCAAGCAGATGCATCTTGGTCGACTTGGTCAGATCCTTGCACGATCTGGATTAGATCTCGCTAAGGAAGACTTTAGCGAGGCCATCTACGTCTTTCTAAGGCTTACAAGATTCATTCACGACTCTGGATACAAGGAGCTTGCTGTCGCAGCTTGGCAGGCTTTCCTTGAACTCAACTTTTTTCGACCTCTACACCTGGATGACCAGACTGCAGCATTCAAGTCACTTCGAGATTTCTGGGAGAGTGAAGTTCCCCGAATAGGAGAAGCAGATGCCCAAGGCTGGGCAAAGTTTGTCGAAGATGGCGGTATAGGAGATGCCCCTGAGCCACTCGGGGACAACAAGGGTGTCGTGAGCCAATCTCGAGATGACTATAGGCGCTGGGCAACCATTGAGCACTCTCAGGCAGAGAAGGCTCGGATGCCAGCGAGAACCATGGACGAGGGGACAGAAGACGACCCCTTTCGAGTGGTCATGTTCTCTGATATTGAGCCGTTGCTCTTTATTGTGCCGAGAACTATCATGCAAGCTGTACAGGAGCAACTCGTGGATGCTTTTTTCATCTTTTCTGGATTCCCACCCACCTTTCGATCCAATACCTGGACGGAAGAGGCATTCCATGACCAGTTCCTGGTTAGCTCGAGTGCAACTGAAGAACCACGGACTCTGGGCGCTCCCTCTGGCGATGAAGACCCTGTTGAGATACAACGAAAGCCGCCAGCTTTTACGCATCAGCCTCTTTGTGTCTCTCAATCCCCCGACGTATTGTTTCCGGGCGGGGAGTGGTTCTCTTATCTCCCAGAGAGGAACGGGAGTAACGAGGTTGAGCTGAGCCTCGTGGTTAATGCCACCAAACAGTTGGTCCATACTGCCAACTTCGAGGCACTCGCAGGATTTCACCTGGCGTTGTGTGCGGCATGGGATGGAACTGGTGTCAAGAAGCCTGCTAAGGCTCTACTGAAGCGATACCCTACTAACCTCGACTTGTACGGCGCATATGCGCTGGCCGAGTCCGCCAGTGGAAGTCATAATGTTGCTGTCAAAGTCTTTTCGTCAGCAACAGCGCTTGCATCTGTAAGTACTCTACAACTATATGCCTGAGAGATCCGGTGGCTAACACATGGTGCTAGAAGGCGTCGACACCAAGTGCCTTTGGGctttggaggagatggtCCTGGATGGAACTGGAGCTTGGGAACAAGAAAGCGGCAACTCAAAGGTTATGTGCTTCCGTGGACGACAACTTGCGTTCTTTGGATCAAACTCTCGACGTATCTTCGACGCATATTCTCAAAGCTCACCAAGCCTTTTCTTCTAGAATGAACGACTTTCTCTCCGCTGGCGAACTGGATCACGCAGAAACTTTTATCGAGTGTCTGTTTTTGCTGTCTTATTTGACTGCTGAAGGCTGTTCTGAACCAACGTCAGACTCTCAAGGAAACATATCGGCCGCGGTTGAAGTTATTCACAAACAATCTCTTGAATTCAAGAGACGAGGACATCAAGCGTCACCCGCTCACGAGCGGGCCCTACAATTTGCGGCGAGATTATTATACTTGCACGCAACACGAGGGTAAGTTTGGTTGCAGAAGCTGATGGGCAGTTACTGACAGGATCAAGGCCCTTCCGACGCGCATACCTACTTGACCAGCTGAAGCAATTCCTTACCTACTTTCCCCGAAACAGCATCTTTTTGGCTCTATTCGAATGGGCTGACTCTAGCCTTCGCGTAatcgacgagacgagaacaCTCCTATATGAGACAGTCCTCACCCCAGCTCGGGACTGCCTGAGCAGCCGACTATTTGCCATCCATCACGAGATGGAGCGTGGTAACGTCAACACAACAAAGGCAGCATTCGAGCACGCCGTGTCGTGCGACCTGTGCAAGTCCAACACTGGCCTGTGGATCAAGTTTATCCAGTTCTGCAGCTTGCAGAGAGAGCTACGaccaaaggccaaggatgtcTTATTCCGGGCACTGAGACAATGCCCATGGTCAAAggatgtcatgatggaggcgTTCCTGACGCTGAACCGGGACATGGAGTCCTCAGAGCTCAAGGGGGTGTTTGAGACGATGGCGTCCAAGGGGCTGAGGGTTCATGTCGACTTGGACGAGTTTCTCGAGAAAAGGAGGAATGAGAGGCGAGCCCAGAAgggtcgaggatgaagtaTGCTGTGGTAATCATGGGTTGGAATGGTGGCACGGACGGTGAgaagtcatgatggagaatTGTAATCTCAAATCAAAACATAATAACACCTTCATATCACCATTCGTCAGGGAGTCATGCTCTATTGTGTGGCTCAAACGCCTTTCGCCGAGAAAGGGGAAGATGGCTTGTATCAAGGGCTCGGACCTTGAAGGTTGCCAAGTGAGTTCGGCTTGTGGTTGCCGCGGAAATGGAACGATACGCCTATGACAATGGTAAAGGTCATCTTGGCAATTATGAAGAGAGTTGCCAAGCCCCCCTTTTATGTTTTGCAAAGACTGCTTCTTATCCGTTGCCTACGTATCATCATGTGGCTTAGGGGTTCAGCTGGCGTCAAGACGGCAAGACGGCACTGCTCTCAGCCTTGGGTTTGTTTTATGTTAGAGGGTTACAGGCTTCATTTATGGTTCTGACAGTACCTGGTCTAAGAGTTAGCCACAACATCATACCTGGTTTAGAGCGTTTCACATTGGTCAGTTCGTAAAGGAAACACAGACCACGTGACGATCCTACAGGAGAACGAGTTCAAACCGAAGGCCTTGAATTTTCGTTTACCGGGTCAACCACTATAAATAGTGACCCGCGGGTAACGTGGTTGATGCTGTTCAGCTGGCTCAGAAGGGGTCCTATAGGGGTCCCCGTTGTGGGGCATGTGTTGCAAGCTATCCTGAGCTACCCTTGAACATGAGACCACGtcagatgagatgagatgtcAGATTAAGGAAGCCCTTGTAGTTTTTACTGTGGCTTGCTCTTGCCTTGCCGAGCACAGAAGAAAAATAAGATAGTAGGGAAAGAGAGGCCGCCAGTTTGCAAAAAAAAGAGATCTCCCAAGATGGATTCGTCTCTTGAGTCTGCATTGTCATCCTTTCCCCAGTTTGGGCTGACTTAACTTGATTCTCTATGGTCTAGAATATgcaggggcagcagcagcaggaagagaagcagcagcgTGTGGTGGACGCCCGCCAGCCAAGGCCTGTTCGACGACAGCGAATAACTTCACGTCTGCAACACCACTTCATCGCCCTCTCATTTTTACGCTCGCTGCTCGATCTCACGTCATCAAAGAAGGAACGGAAACGCAAGAGACTCTCTCGTCATCTTAAGATGCCTCTTCCCCTACAGGCTGGCGGCGGTGCCAGCGAGACGTCCCGCTCTCTTTCGAGCGTCGACCCCGTCGTGCGTGCGCACCtggtcaaggtctttgagtCTCTGGTTGACCGTGAGGATGGCACCTGGAGTCATGAGGCGATCTACTCGTTCGTACAGAAGACGCAGCAGCTCGACCCTTCGACCACCGTCGACGAACTGCTCGCCCGCGAGTCGCTCGACCTCGACGGCTTCATCGCCTTCATGACGTCGTCGCTCGCCGCGGCCACGACCCCGCCCAAGCCCCAGGACCTCTCGTACCCGCTCGCTGCGTACTTTATCAGCTCCAGCCACAACACCTACCTCACGGGCAACCAGCTCTCCAGCGATAGCTCTACTAGGCCCTACACTGAGACCCTGCTGCGTGGTGGTCGGTGCATCGAGATCGACGTCTGGGACGGTGATGAGTCGGACGCAGAGGGCACAAGcagccccagcagcagcgacgaggaagcgGGCAAGCCCATCAGGaggatcaagaagaagaagagcacttttagcaagctcaaggccaagctcggaAAGACGACCATCGACGATGACGCAGAGGCCGATCCCGCCTCCGCttccggcgccggcgccgaaTCTCCGGAGCCCGAAGTCGCCGTCGTTGAGCCCCGGGTCCTCCACGGATACACCCTGACCAAGGAGGTCTCGTTCCGCGCCGTTTGTGAGGCCATCCGCGAGAGCGCCTTTGTCGTCAGTGACCTCCCCGTCATCGTCTCGCTCGAGGTTCACTGCACCCCGGCCCAGCAGATGTGCATGGTGCGCATCATGAAGGAGGTCTGGGAGGGCCTCCTCGTCCCGGAGCCCGAGGGCGATCCAGATACGCTACCCAGTCCAGATTCGCTCCGCCGCaagctcatcgtcaaggtcaagtACGCACCGCCCGGCACCGAGGCCCCGCTGGAGGACAGTGAAGACGACGACCGGCCTGCTCCCCCAggggcagcggcggcagcagcaaagaAGGTATCCAAGGTGATCCAGGAGCTGAGCCGCATGGGCTTCTACTCTCGGGGCGTGTCGTTTAAGAGCCTGTCGCAGCCCGAGGCGGGAATGCCTACGCACATCTTCTCGCTgtctgagaagaaggtgatTGACGTGCACGAGAAGCAGGCGTCGGACCTGTTCAACCACAACCGCCACTTCCTCATGAGGACGTACCCTTGGGGTCTACGAATAAAATCATCCAACCTAGACCCAGCCATCTTCTGGCGCAAGGGTATTCAGGTTGTTGCCCTGAACTGGCAAAGGTGGGATGAGGGCATGATGCTCAACGAGGGCATGTTTGCTGGCACAGGAGGTTACGTCTTGAAGCCTCCAGGTATGGACACCATCATATGATATCACCATCTCATATAACTAATCATAAATAGGATACCGACCAAACCGCAGCAagggcgatgacgatgaagacgacgcttctttcaacaccatcacccgCAAGACCCTCCACCTCACCATCACCGTCCTCGCCGCCCAAAACATCCCCCTTCCCCCTGGCGACACATCCGCCCGCGGGTTCGAGCCCTACGTCAAGGTCGAGCTGCACGTCGAGGGTCCCGACGAGTTCCACGGCGGACCCATCCCCAACGACGGCCACGAGCGAGAGGGCGAGTACAAGGCCCGCACGCGGACTCACCGCGGCCAGGCCCCCGACTTTGGCGGCGAACGTCTCGACTTCCCCCCCGTCCCCCACGTCGTGGATGAGCTCTCGTGGGTGCGCTTCACCGTCCGGGATGATGAGATCGGAAAGGACGATCTGGCCGCTTGGGCCTGCGTGAGGCTTGATCGGTTGGGTCAGGGATATCGCTTTGTTCATCTCATGGACTGCGAGGGACGTGTCACTGAAGGAGTCGTTCTTGTCAAGGTTGACAAGAAGCTGGTTTAGTTAATTCATCTCTACCCAGTACCACCTAAATTGAATAATGATGACATGACATCCATACTACCTCCTTTCTTATATGAGTTGCGTTTCAATGGCTATCTGTTTGGGACCTCTCGTCGCGACAACAAGAAACATACCCGCCCATAGCCTGTTGTTTACGTGCCTCATGAGCCATATCTTTATTTACATGGTCGTGTCAATCCAAACCCGCTTGCTAACAATAAGAAACACGGCCATATGATTGGACTTCGGACTGTTCTTTACTTGCTAtctgtgttagcattgggatatgatgctatgatgtgttgatagtgtgttctttattatagttgaagcccggccctcgatgggataactgagccagaagaccaagaccgTTTACTGGTCATATCAGTTGTATCACAGTGGTCAAGATCATCTTGTCAAGAAAACATGTCCATGGTGCTGGACAGACTCAATTCTTCATTATCGATACATAAAAAGAAACGCCAGATTAGTTCAAATTAAACCATCCCGACCCAGCAATTAGTAGTCGTCGTCATTGTTCTTGTtgcccttgatcttctcggAAATCTTGTTGCCGATAAAGTCAccagccttgtccttgatcttgtccacAAAGGTGTTGgactcatcatcgtcgttgcGCTTAGAGCTGCCGTAGCCGCCCGAGCTGGAGCCGTACGTGTTACCGCTGGATCCGTAAGAGTCGCTCTCGTTCTTGTTGCTGGAGCCGTAGCCGCCAGACGAGGTCTTGGAGCCGTAAGAGTCATCGTTGTCACGGCCAGAAGAGCCGTAGGTGTTGCCAGAGGAACCGTACGAGTCGTTGTCGTCTTTGTCCTTGCGGCTAGATCCATATCCTCCGGAGGAAGACTTGGAGCCATAGGAGTCGTCATTGTCACGGCCAGAGGAGCCATAGGTGTTTCCACTGGAGCCGTACGAGTCATTGTCCTTGTTGCTGGAACCGTAGCCTCCCGAAGAAGACTTGGATCCGTAGGAGTCATCGTTATCGCGGCCGGAAGAGCCATAGGTGTTGCCGCTGGAGCCATACGAATCAttgtcgtccttgtccttgcggCTGGAGCCGTAGCCACCAGAGGAAGACTTGGAGCCGTAGGAATCATCGTTGTCTCGGCCGGATGAGCCGTAGGTGTTGCCGCTGGAGCCGTAGCTGGAGCTCTTGTTGTCGTCCCGGTTAGAGGATCCCTGAGTAAGGATTAGCTCGAGAACACATTCAGGTCAAAGTCTTTGAACATACGTAGCTGTCGTTGTCACGGCCAGACTTGGAGCCGTAGCTGTCGTCATTGTCACGGCTAGAACCATATGAGGAGGActtcttgttgtcgtcgtcatcgtcacgGCGGGAAGAGCCCTGGTGAAAGTCAGTTAGCTGTTCACTGGAATGAGAGAGGTCAAGGCATACGTAGCTGTCGTTGCCTCCACCGTAGCTGGAGCTGGTGTTGTCACGGCCAGAGGAACCCTGATGTAGGTGTTAGCCTCGGAATCATCTTGGTAGAAGAAATATCAACGTACGTAGCTGTCGTTGTTGCCACTGCCGTAGCTGGAGCTCTCGTTGCGTCGGTTGGAGGAGCCCTACTTGAGGGTTAGTTTCATCACCATGTGAGTGAGAGAATATGGAGCCATACGTAGCtgtcgttgtcgttgtcgttgtcaCGGCGAGAAGAGCCCTGCGTGAGTCTTAGCTTGAGGCCATTCTGGTTGGAGTGAGTGGTCACTTACGTAGCTGTCGTTGTTTCCGGAGCCGTAGGAGCTCTCGTTTCGGTTGGACGAGCCCTGAGCAGACAGTtagcttgagaagctcaagtgAGAGTGAGTGAATCAACGTACGTAGCTGTCGTTGCCGTAGCTGTCGTTGTCGTTTCCGCCGTAAGACattgtgatggatgatgactGATACGAGTTTGATAGTCAAAGAAGTGATGCAAGTGAAtgatcaagaaggccaagctggCAGTGAGGGGACAGCTTCAGTTTAATACCTACACAGAGAAGCTCCCTCAAgctgggctccagctgctGCCCCTCCAGCTCGGCCCCGTTGTCATGTGGATCACGGTCTCCCGTACCAACAGAGAGAGCTtcctcccctcccccaccACTGGCCCCTCGGGAGATGACGTGCCACTGTTCCATTGTGGCATGGGCTGTGACAATCCTGCCATGAAGCAGAAGCTTGTCGAGCGGGCGCGGCTAGCTGTGCTAGCACACGGAGGAGGCTTGGACGGGGTCCCCGACTgaaagagggagggagggagacaAGGCCCCTtgccaagccaagatggGAGGACCCCACGTCTCCCGGCGTGAGCATCAGAGGAAGGAAGACGTGCTTCGATTGTCGTTTCTTTTGCTCTCGTCAAGATGATCTGGTCTCAGCCAACCATCACCCGAGTGTCCCACACGACCGCGCGTTTACTGCCAGCTCTCGGCGGTACCGTCGTTGTACCTCAGACCATGAGTGccttgatggatggatgaatggatgaaTGGTCCCTTGAATGACCCCTCCACCCCTCATTGAAGAGGGGAGCCAGAAACCTGTTGTTGTGTAGGGAGTACATGGCAATCAGGTGTCACGATCCCACAGTCCGAGGTTCCTTGGCATCAATTGGCTCGATCGCGACATCTGAGGCTTGTTTCGACAGCTTCCCTCCGTGTCGTCATGCCTGGCTGCTTGTCATGGTTCGGCTTGAGC
Protein-coding sequences here:
- a CDS encoding Urb2 domain-containing protein, which produces MDVTMTDSPSQEGTQNLDKTDLIKTVRGLDQSGPGEDGKNLEKLWKHLTASADSQFHAAEQSSLRWLLKSMNGSSSDAETMRRWPLTWTILECVFQRIPLFSLAKSLADRRFIAVLQQTLKDISRPATDSSATPSKRKRSTTKAFALEDLKDSQGCLMAGEAVFSSLKTLLGRLDSSATQSSHDKIGAEHIRSLFCTSAAEAATLASLSLKLCDSALSSSDDQTEGWESWIETTASIWDLHLQGSDDALEVATHLFAPSAAILSKLEKVSKTQKAAVRESLRTKWSIDLQKLMHRNLILPARAAFITKQDMEPISRALQAAEKNLEVAAPALYFLASGVTDALGEGRLRKGNSDWMKQVFKAVENTLRPRDDRDELVQIVLERAAEKSASIDTDDLRSVCREYALQEESTNWRLVSDIASCDPDVFQLSEEGARLLDTVCERSIASSLDVAETEAVTKIIQAIVQGFRTGRDLSSFLKLWFQQLCKIEKQKNKASSPWIRVAENEYGSDSFKALIEKELSPQQLLEVLEWAENEKSHSRALCLFLDSIAQGIQSESYADAVGSKLFDLVSKVKKTSSTLTALKWGVVSKTLSWVAAESRTEIWDAVQGHLSKILSEAPIESRETYEAFKCCCQAWISMSPDDKQLDGPAKLVESFTTRLSADLLSSSALKGKDFSLYLQLDAVPGYLEEAAPQHYLAWFLRGSSRLSRFVYGTKAALPEALQNALSLPSSEIDQLREIWTCLLENENNVNDVKVAGDLVDRLIKALEEDGKEKRWPAEASQTWIRSLTNVHTDAFTRVQRERIMILLNTHRAKATKQVSLDGWRYILGLSTKLMSRPTFYEGMQFSDLVDVADAMSDLSSSTPTQDGTLTNLINAYFEMASVTIQQMAEHIDDRSIKYFEESRSFISDCDDAGDLSPFRLTLLKALITEVSQSPSCTAHAELRSLPDSAKNVLGNCVMAATGYFLTEKKAFEGHNVIADLRLFAAVDAAEALESLSGVSKLKQSDIRKAERRSHAAMASGDLRGWKMQTFLRTYFSSLMEESRPTTFYSINDVPPKLREPFFQSNVASVTKEMDTPAKIEYLRDLIQVFVQGSNTDGQASAIQTVVHQLLVCPDLQTKGAGFDLATAHSELTSTLLTLESQSVCVRVCRVLQTLLEKKPQSMTQWNIELVLNTVCELSSSEHAGDERVPFGWLCKLVEVIIKKHRLRLEGHHHILLSVMQALIRNLIANQGATDPLGQAMHETKAHLYARLVTLICEPTAGAVSRSQHQNALDSATDAAKRSAGRHMYLVLMQYVKLQLEADVPRSVREALEPAMNSIFDITPPEVRKILNDAMDGSGRAILREMFKRYTKFGKWSGV
- a CDS encoding Phosphoinositide phospholipase C; the encoded protein is MQGQQQQEEKQQRVVDARQPRPVRRQRITSRLQHHFIALSFLRSLLDLTSSKKERKRKRLSRHLKMPLPLQAGGGASETSRSLSSVDPVVRAHLVKVFESLVDREDGTWSHEAIYSFVQKTQQLDPSTTVDELLARESLDLDGFIAFMTSSLAAATTPPKPQDLSYPLAAYFISSSHNTYLTGNQLSSDSSTRPYTETLLRGGRCIEIDVWDGDESDAEGTSSPSSSDEEAGKPIRRIKKKKSTFSKLKAKLGKTTIDDDAEADPASASGAGAESPEPEVAVVEPRVLHGYTLTKEVSFRAVCEAIRESAFVVSDLPVIVSLEVHCTPAQQMCMVRIMKEVWEGLLVPEPEGDPDTLPSPDSLRRKLIVKVKYAPPGTEAPLEDSEDDDRPAPPGAAAAAAKKVSKVIQELSRMGFYSRGVSFKSLSQPEAGMPTHIFSLSEKKVIDVHEKQASDLFNHNRHFLMRTYPWGLRIKSSNLDPAIFWRKGIQVVALNWQRWDEGMMLNEGMFAGTGGYVLKPPGYRPNRSKGDDDEDDASFNTITRKTLHLTITVLAAQNIPLPPGDTSARGFEPYVKVELHVEGPDEFHGGPIPNDGHEREGEYKARTRTHRGQAPDFGGERLDFPPVPHVVDELSWVRFTVRDDEIGKDDLAAWACVRLDRLGQGYRFVHLMDCEGRVTEGVVLVKVDKKLV